Part of the Mytilus edulis chromosome 9, xbMytEdul2.2, whole genome shotgun sequence genome, AAAAACTACAAGTTCCTCCACTTACTGCACATCTTGTACGTTTTATGAAGCCATCCTGTATGAAAATCGAGTCTTGCATTCAAAAAATCTAAAGTCATATGAATAACATGAATTAAACAAGGCTCATTTCCTTTTGTGTCTTGGAGTAATAATTTTAACTTCAGAATCAAATTTGACTTCGAAAATCCCAGTTAACACCAGACCGGCAAACCGATTGGGAATCTCTTACGAGAGGAATGTTCGCTCTAtctctagaaaaaaaaattagtttcaAAGACTTAAATATAATGACGGACGGAAAAAAATGATTGACATTTGAGATGACCTCCAGTCTTCATAATATTGCGACGACATCATGTCTTAATACTATATATATTGGAAAAGCGTGTACACCTCGGGCGTATACAATACACGTGTGGACTTACAATATGCTTGTTTTATCAGGAATGGCACCTAGAAATCCCATTACAGACGTGCTACCCAGCCCAGATGATGGAGACGGTCTAGGTTTGGATCAAGTATCGCCAGTTATAACGGAAGAGAACTATGAACAAAAACAACAACCATTAAAGATAGTTTGGCAAAATGTATTTATTCAACTTGGTATTCATCTAGCAGCTCTATATGGTTTGATTAGAATACCTTGGTCTCATCCTTTAACATGGCTATGGAGTAAGtatggtataattttgttttttgcttattttgtGATTTTGAACACCAAGAAAAACTGCAATATGCGGACGGAAATTTCGAAATTTGTAGTTTCTATACATTCTTATACACTTTTACAGTATCTCAAGGTCATGGGTAGATATTCGAGGACACTGATTTGATTCTGAAATTGTATAACTATAATTATGTTTTTGGAATAGATACCAGCAATAGTTAATGTATAGCTAGAATAAAAGAAATGTGTACAGCGTGTAAATAGTGCAACgataatacataaaattgagaatggaaatggggaatgtgtcaaagagacaacaatgtATGTTTGACACAAACGGCTTTTATATTGTTACTTATATTCCCAATTTAGATTTTGGAGAAAATATAATTTGGTAATATATGTTACATTCAAATCAATCAtaaaatctaatttggtattaataaGTAGCCGTTGGTTGTAGAAACGTTTGGAAATTTTGTTTCCGGGGAATAACTTAAGTTTCCTTTGACTGATTCAAACGAAACTTGTTAAAATTACAGATACAGAGAAGGGGAGGCTCCTAATGATTCTGGGGTCATTTATTCAAAGTTCAAGGTCTtggaaaaagttttttttttaaatgcattttatagcaACATTATTTGCCATGAGTAACCATACCAGACTGATGGGCAACGTCAAAAAAAACCTGTCCAAATGTTTTGATTGGATGCCCCAAAATGaatgtttctatatatttttgctTTTCTAGGGGAAGCATTGGTAACATTTTGGTTCCTATATACCTAATTTTGAATCCGCCGGACCAGAATAAGTCGTCCTTGTTTAGTCacgttttatgaatatttaataataattttaaaaaacgGAAAAACTTGCTTTCGCTTGTTATTACATAGTTTTGGCTTATTATATCAAGACATTTAGTGTAATATTTGAGAATAACATGCTTTTATTATGATATGAAAGTGTTGATAATGCGCACATTTTAGCCTGAAGCGTACAATGTGTGCGGTCAACGCTTTGTCGTCCTATTTTAAAAAGCATGGTAATCTCGAATTTCGCACTAAATGTCTACCGAATTATATaagccatatatatataactataggAATTGGCTGATGTCGCTTATGACCTatctgtatttttattatttttttttacattttcagcaATATTTTACTACGTTTTCACAGCCGTAGGGATAACAGCTGGGGCACATCGCCTATGGTCACATAGATCTTATAAGGCAAAGACTCCTTTACGTATCTTGCTTGCAATAATGAACTCTGCAGCACTTCAggtaatttaatatttatttctaaatattgtcAAACAAGAGACAGAAGATACCAAATATACAATCAAAACTCAGAAGTCGAAAAGACAAAACCATGGCAACTAAACTGAGTGtttaaaaaattgacaagtaCATTTACTTGTAACTTCGAAATGTCATGAAGTCGCCCTCTGGTTTATTGGTTATATAAAGGTGATTCGTCTTGTTTTGCTTCAAGCAACTACATATATTTGATAATCGAAAAATTAACTATAATCTTCGTTTAGTGCTGTATCGGCCGTTAATAAACATTTCCATGGAAACTCAAAGATTGAGCAATACGAACTCACTAAAAAGTGAGGTGAGGTCCTCGAGGGTAAACAGTTTCTGCTTCATTGgttaatcaaatgataaaatccgGTTAAATACGCTGCATTCAGTGATAAactaagaaacaaaattgaaaaacgtATACTATTTTACGACAAATGTAACCCGTCCGTTATATTTGTGATACTGACGTTCCTGCAGTtggtggaattttttttttttatatatgaatattcTTCATTGGCTTGTACATAAGTTGACggaatttttaatttcatattttgtttgccCCATTATGTAACTAAAAGTAATCGttgtaaataattatgatttcCATCAAAGTATtgagaaaataaatttataaattatatacattttttattagaatgacATATTGGAATGGACTCGTGACCATCGAGTTCATCATAAGTATTCGGAAACAGATGCTGACCCACATAATGCAAGACGAGGATTCTTCTTTTCTCATATTGGATGGCTTCTAGTTAGAAAACACCCTGATGTAGCCAGGAAAGGCAAGCAGTTAGATCTGTCAGATCTCTACGCTGACAAAGTAGTTATGATGCAGCGAAGGTTAGTACAACTATTGTGTTGTAATCAGATGCCGAAGGAGTTTTTAGTtcctatttttcatatttttaatgtttcTAGTTATTTGTCCGTATTTTTTATGCAAATGAAAACACTGAAGAATTACATGCTCAAACCTTTGACAAAGTCACAGAATTGAAGGTGTTTGGCGTCAACTAGGTAAAACAAAAACAGCACATTCTACAATGTCGTAAGTTACAGTGttgcttttttatattttttcgagATTCACTTCATAGTTTGTTTATATAgtattacacacaaaaaaaatgtacatttgatttttaaatattttatatcaaagtgAAATATTAAACAGATactgtttctgttatttttttacatcttaatttcacatgatttttttatgttcaaaggTCAATATAATGATATGCTAACATGGTTAATTGTGACTTTTATAATTACAAGATtatataaaaactataattttaGGAAAAAATCATTTTACCGGAATTAATACGATGAACAGACTAACTATCTAGTTTTCTGTTCGGAAATATAAAGTGCAAGTGGCAGAACATTTTGACACTAGGCTAATAGGGGTGATTGCTGTAGAGATATGGCAAATATGATGGATTTTTGTAAAACAGATGGTCTACATAACGGAGTCGGATACATTT contains:
- the LOC139488052 gene encoding stearoyl-CoA desaturase 5-like isoform X1; this encodes MIRMAPRNPITDVLPSPDDGDGLGLDQVSPVITEENYEQKQQPLKIVWQNVFIQLGIHLAALYGLIRIPWSHPLTWLWTIFYYVFTAVGITAGAHRLWSHRSYKAKTPLRILLAIMNSAALQNDILEWTRDHRVHHKYSETDADPHNARRGFFFSHIGWLLVRKHPDVARKGKQLDLSDLYADKVVMMQRRYYRLSIVIMCFLVPTAVPYYFWGESFQNAFFISSILRYVLTLNATWLVNSAAHMWGNRPYDKNINPAQNRGVAFSAVGEGFHNYHHTFPHDYGTSEFGWHLNVTTAFIDFFAMLGQVSDRRKISHATVERRKARTGDGS
- the LOC139488052 gene encoding stearoyl-CoA desaturase 5-like isoform X2, whose amino-acid sequence is MAPRNPITDVLPSPDDGDGLGLDQVSPVITEENYEQKQQPLKIVWQNVFIQLGIHLAALYGLIRIPWSHPLTWLWTIFYYVFTAVGITAGAHRLWSHRSYKAKTPLRILLAIMNSAALQNDILEWTRDHRVHHKYSETDADPHNARRGFFFSHIGWLLVRKHPDVARKGKQLDLSDLYADKVVMMQRRYYRLSIVIMCFLVPTAVPYYFWGESFQNAFFISSILRYVLTLNATWLVNSAAHMWGNRPYDKNINPAQNRGVAFSAVGEGFHNYHHTFPHDYGTSEFGWHLNVTTAFIDFFAMLGQVSDRRKISHATVERRKARTGDGS